A stretch of Chthonomonas sp. DNA encodes these proteins:
- a CDS encoding helix-turn-helix transcriptional regulator: protein MNRDRQQPVYMIGVAAQLCGVHPQTLRQYERLGLVVPARVGAKNRLFSEQDIHRVRRIQRLTQEMGVNLAGVEIILKLLDDVEEMRSDMESQMDDFRRTAEERIANLLQNSNLPIRRDEQLLPTPHLQWRKPDI from the coding sequence ATGAACCGCGACCGCCAGCAGCCGGTGTACATGATCGGGGTCGCGGCCCAGCTCTGCGGTGTGCACCCGCAGACTTTACGGCAGTACGAGCGGCTCGGGCTGGTCGTCCCCGCGCGAGTCGGGGCGAAGAACCGGCTCTTCAGCGAGCAAGACATCCATCGGGTCCGGCGCATCCAGCGGCTGACACAGGAAATGGGAGTCAACCTCGCGGGCGTGGAAATCATTCTCAAACTCCTCGACGACGTTGAGGAAATGCGTTCGGACATGGAGTCGCAAATGGACGATTTTCGCCGAACGGCAGAAGAGAGAATCGCGAACCTGCTTCAGAACAGCAACTTGCCGATCCGCCGCGACGAGCAACTCTTACCAACGCCCCACCTGCAGTGGCGAAAGCCGGACATTTAA
- a CDS encoding J domain-containing protein, producing the protein MKPDLYATLGLSRGADDKAIKTAYRKLARKYHPDLNPNDKAAEAKFKQVSEAYEVLSDPKKRELYDRYGSDWDRVKQAQDQGAPTDFGFGGAGGFGGDFGSIFEQFFGGGGAAHSPRPRSVEPQDVQQSIELTLEEIDSGTKRTLVFQVNDACKSCDGTGYVRLRSPRTCGACRGTGHVSGVFGMSQACPECDGTGNSTLERCPTCRGTQTLPTTRRVEVSIPAGMQSGKKLRVKGRGSAGANGRTGDLYVSVIELPHSTFHRKGEELETEVSVPFARAALGGEIRVPTLSGTVSMQVPECTQNGQTFRLQGKGITQLGDKGRGNLLVRVKISVPKTISAEERAIIEKLAAAQEVTA; encoded by the coding sequence ATGAAACCCGACCTTTACGCCACCTTGGGACTGTCACGCGGAGCGGACGACAAGGCCATAAAAACGGCCTACCGCAAACTCGCTCGTAAGTATCATCCCGACCTCAACCCCAATGACAAGGCGGCAGAGGCGAAGTTCAAGCAGGTCAGTGAAGCCTACGAAGTGCTGAGCGACCCGAAGAAGCGCGAGCTCTACGACCGATACGGCTCCGACTGGGATCGGGTCAAACAGGCCCAAGACCAAGGAGCCCCAACCGACTTCGGGTTTGGGGGAGCGGGCGGGTTCGGAGGCGACTTCGGCAGCATCTTTGAGCAGTTTTTCGGCGGTGGCGGCGCGGCGCATTCTCCGCGTCCACGTAGCGTCGAGCCCCAAGACGTCCAGCAGTCGATTGAACTCACCTTGGAAGAGATAGATTCCGGCACCAAACGTACGCTGGTCTTCCAAGTGAACGATGCGTGCAAGAGTTGTGACGGCACAGGCTACGTCCGGCTGAGGTCACCGAGAACCTGCGGAGCATGCCGGGGCACGGGGCATGTTTCGGGGGTCTTCGGCATGAGCCAAGCATGCCCAGAATGCGATGGCACCGGGAACAGTACCCTGGAGCGCTGCCCGACTTGCCGAGGTACTCAAACCCTGCCAACCACGCGTCGGGTCGAGGTCTCGATTCCTGCGGGCATGCAAAGCGGTAAGAAGCTCCGCGTGAAGGGCCGAGGTTCGGCGGGGGCGAACGGCCGGACGGGCGACCTGTATGTCAGCGTGATCGAACTCCCCCACTCCACGTTTCATCGAAAGGGCGAGGAGCTAGAGACGGAAGTTTCCGTTCCCTTTGCCCGCGCAGCGCTCGGCGGCGAGATACGCGTTCCAACCCTGAGCGGAACGGTGAGCATGCAGGTACCCGAATGCACCCAGAACGGCCAGACTTTTCGCTTGCAGGGCAAGGGGATCACGCAGTTGGGTGACAAAGGCCGCGGCAATCTGCTGGTCCGAGTGAAGATTTCCGTGCCAAAGACCATATCAGCCGAAGAGCGTGCGATCATCGAGAAGCTCGCCGCCGCCCAGGAGGTGACCGCATGA
- a CDS encoding HDOD domain-containing protein produces the protein MELSRIELLAKRSENLPIHEDVCRWGVELCYNRKATLEQFVTLFEQDVSLASKLLRVVLTSPGRPAPPITVRKAVEHMGLEGVRRTIFQLEAFRQAFESADERVERRTVHYSKHSYAVALIARQMATTRGDADPDELYAAGLFHDAGLLLLERYRPHMLDIISAKSEETGLALDAIERDEWGWDHYAISAVVAEERGMSRRTVSAIRSAGLPAIEQEFLIETSIVSIADALALKAGIHHHAPWLSGVVDELAADIVGLSEEESMELMKLATQCVTGKYLNHAA, from the coding sequence ATGGAGTTGTCGAGAATCGAGTTGCTGGCGAAGCGCAGCGAGAATCTACCCATTCACGAAGACGTGTGTCGTTGGGGAGTCGAGCTTTGCTATAACCGAAAGGCAACCCTCGAGCAGTTTGTAACCCTGTTTGAGCAGGACGTCAGCTTGGCTTCGAAGCTCCTGCGGGTCGTCTTGACTTCGCCCGGACGACCGGCACCTCCGATCACTGTGCGCAAGGCAGTCGAACACATGGGGCTTGAAGGCGTTCGACGGACCATCTTCCAACTGGAGGCGTTCCGACAGGCGTTCGAGTCAGCGGATGAGCGTGTCGAGCGCCGAACCGTGCACTATTCGAAGCATTCATATGCGGTGGCATTGATCGCACGACAAATGGCCACGACCCGTGGCGATGCGGACCCGGACGAGCTGTACGCGGCGGGCCTGTTCCATGATGCGGGGCTCCTTCTCCTTGAACGTTACCGACCTCACATGTTGGACATTATCTCCGCCAAGTCTGAGGAGACCGGTCTCGCGCTTGACGCCATCGAGCGGGACGAATGGGGTTGGGATCACTATGCCATCAGCGCAGTTGTGGCGGAGGAGCGAGGCATGAGCCGTCGTACTGTCTCTGCGATACGGTCGGCCGGTCTTCCGGCGATAGAGCAAGAGTTTCTGATTGAGACCAGCATCGTTTCCATTGCCGACGCTCTGGCCCTGAAGGCGGGAATTCACCACCATGCTCCTTGGCTGAGCGGGGTCGTCGATGAGTTGGCGGCGGACATTGTTGGTCTTTCCGAAGAAGAGTCGATGGAACTCATGAAACTGGCCACCCAATGCGTAACTGGTAAGTATCTGAATCATGCGGCGTAG
- a CDS encoding HDOD domain-containing protein: MNVESLELRLARTENLPSIPHVAMSILKQIDSGSYSAGSLERLMEADPAITAKVLKVVQTAQYGGQDVQSIARAIQLLGSAEIKRIVLGISFQQSVFEESGESAYEKLEYWRHSYAVAVAAREISRQSKIGKPDELFVAGLMHDLGMLVIERFAFAHCRAALILAKRDQCSLAEAERRVLGWDHCDAGKKLAEMWKLPRVVGNAMQFHHNPGLDGEEFESTCIITLADVLAYNVGFNIGLTILPPELDVVAQLTVNLSQEDMDAISAKVVEEVMRAEQEFGIR, from the coding sequence GTGAACGTTGAAAGCTTAGAGCTGCGACTTGCTCGGACAGAGAACTTGCCGAGCATTCCGCACGTGGCAATGTCGATCCTGAAGCAAATTGACTCAGGATCGTATTCCGCCGGGAGTCTTGAACGGCTGATGGAGGCTGATCCTGCCATCACGGCCAAGGTTCTGAAAGTCGTCCAGACGGCCCAGTACGGTGGGCAAGACGTTCAAAGTATCGCTCGTGCCATTCAGCTGCTGGGCTCGGCGGAAATCAAGCGGATTGTCCTAGGAATCTCGTTCCAGCAGTCCGTCTTCGAGGAGTCGGGCGAGAGCGCCTACGAGAAGCTTGAATACTGGCGCCACAGCTATGCGGTTGCAGTAGCGGCTCGCGAGATCAGTCGACAGTCGAAGATTGGCAAGCCCGATGAGCTCTTTGTCGCTGGACTCATGCACGACCTGGGAATGCTCGTGATCGAGCGCTTCGCCTTCGCGCACTGCCGAGCCGCCCTTATCCTCGCCAAGCGCGATCAGTGCTCACTTGCCGAAGCCGAGCGCCGTGTTTTGGGTTGGGATCACTGCGATGCAGGCAAAAAGCTCGCCGAGATGTGGAAGCTCCCGCGGGTCGTCGGAAACGCGATGCAGTTCCACCACAATCCAGGGCTTGACGGAGAGGAATTTGAATCGACGTGCATCATCACGCTCGCGGACGTGCTCGCCTACAATGTGGGGTTCAACATTGGCCTCACGATCCTTCCACCGGAGCTGGATGTCGTCGCGCAGCTAACGGTCAACCTCAGCCAAGAGGACATGGACGCCATCTCGGCGAAGGTGGTCGAAGAGGTCATGCGCGCGGAGCAGGAATTCGGGATCAGGTGA
- the uppS gene encoding di-trans,poly-cis-decaprenylcistransferase, translated as MNSIQQQAVQIGINLEALPAHVAVIMDGNGRWANSRGMGRLIGHREGYKTLRGVLLDASELGIKYLTVYAFSAENWRRPEEEVRGLMQLIEQAARNELRVMHRNNVRVRVAGRIDEVPATLREALVNGMETTAQNTGITFTLAINYGGRAEIVDAVRDIVASGVEPETVTEELIAAHLYNPDIPEPDLMIRTAGEMRWSNFLLWQAAYSELCVTPVPWPEFGAEQLLQAVAEYQKRTRKFGGLVT; from the coding sequence ATGAATTCGATCCAGCAGCAGGCCGTTCAGATTGGGATCAACCTGGAAGCACTCCCTGCGCACGTGGCGGTGATCATGGACGGGAACGGTCGCTGGGCAAACTCACGCGGGATGGGACGACTCATCGGCCACCGCGAAGGATACAAGACGCTGCGTGGCGTGCTGCTGGATGCCAGCGAACTCGGGATCAAGTACCTCACCGTTTACGCCTTCTCGGCCGAGAACTGGCGTCGCCCTGAGGAGGAGGTGCGCGGCTTGATGCAACTCATCGAGCAAGCCGCACGCAACGAACTCCGCGTGATGCACCGAAACAATGTCCGCGTCCGGGTGGCGGGCCGCATCGACGAGGTCCCTGCGACGCTCCGGGAAGCCCTCGTGAACGGAATGGAGACGACGGCGCAGAACACCGGAATCACGTTTACACTAGCCATCAATTACGGCGGGCGTGCAGAAATCGTGGACGCGGTTCGAGATATCGTCGCATCCGGTGTAGAACCGGAGACAGTCACCGAAGAGCTTATCGCTGCGCACCTGTACAATCCAGACATCCCCGAACCGGACCTAATGATTCGGACCGCGGGTGAGATGCGGTGGAGCAACTTCCTGCTTTGGCAGGCGGCCTACTCGGAGCTGTGTGTGACTCCTGTGCCGTGGCCAGAGTTTGGTGCGGAACAGCTCCTTCAAGCCGTCGCTGAGTACCAGAAGCGAACCCGGAAGTTCGGGGGCCTCGTCACCTGA